The Primulina eburnea isolate SZY01 chromosome 13, ASM2296580v1, whole genome shotgun sequence genome includes a region encoding these proteins:
- the LOC140809728 gene encoding glucan endo-1,3-beta-glucosidase-like, whose amino-acid sequence MALYYNLHSKLLGLLFTNCFILIRHLSTAEFTVGVNYGTVADNLLPPSQVSAFIQSRTIIDKVKIFDANPDIIRAFANTGVSLTITVPNDEVSTVTRPTVAKLWVANNVLPFYPATKIIRIAVGNEIMATGDKNLIGHLLPAMKSLQYALRLAGLTDIQVSTPHSLGILSISNPPSSGRFRAGYDQVIIAPILEFHKRTNTPFMVCPYPYFGLNEETLNYALFKPNNGVFDAATGLNYTNMFDAQMDAVYSAMKRVGYGDVDIVVAETGWPSAGDPNQLGVSLDNAVSYNSNLVKHLSSGVGTPLMPNRTFETYIFSLFNEDLKPGMSEQNFGLFRPDLRPVYDVGIQRNPKSAAPAPLAPSPTSNWDAKKWCVPKAGVTDAALQANIDFVCGTGVDCKPIQVGGHCFNPNNVKSHASYAMNAYYQANGRHDFNCYFINTGVVTTYDPSYEECAYNA is encoded by the exons ATGGCTTTGTACTACAATCTTCACTCCAAATTACTCGGTCTACTCTTCACAAACTGTTTCATTCTGATCCGCCATCTTTCCACGGCGGAGTTCACCGTAGGGGTTAACTACGGCACGGTCGCGGACAACCTCCTGCCTCCTTCTCAGGTTTCTGCCTTTATCCAGTCTCGAACCATCATCGATAAGGTGAAGATTTTCGACGCTAACCCGGACATAATCAGAGCCTTCGCCAACACCGGCGTATCACTCACGATCACCGTCCCCAATGACGAGGTTTCGACCGTCACCAGACCCACAGTTGCCAAGCTATGGGTTGCGAACAACGTCCTCCCCTTCTATCCCGCCACCAAGATCATCCGCATCGCCGTCGGGAATGAAATTATGGCCACCGGAGACAAAAACCTCATTGGCCATCTCCTCCCGGCAATGAAATCTCTCCAATACGCCCTCAGACTCGCGGGGTTAACAGACATTCAGGTCTCCACTCCCCACTCACTCGGCATACTTTCCATCTCCAACCCCCCCAGTTCGGGCCGGTTCAGGGCAGGGTACGACCAGGTCATCATCGCACCGATTCTGGAATTCCACAAGCGAACAAACACGCCCTTCATGGTCTGCCCCTACCCTTATTTCGGCTTAAACGAGGAAACTCTGAACTACGCCTTGTTCAAGCCAAACAACGGTGTATTTGATGCGGCCACAGGTCTGAACTACACCAATATGTTTGATGCTCAAATGGACGCAGTTTATTCGGCAATGAAACGAGTCGGGTACGGTGATGTGGACATCGTGGTGGCGGAAACTGGCTGGCCTTCCGCTGGCGACCCGAATCAGTTGGGCGTTAGTTTGGACAATGCAGTGTCGTATAACTCCAATTTGGTTAAGCATTTGAGCTCCGGTGTGGGGACGCCATTGATGCCTAACAGGACTTTCGAGACCTACATTTTTTCGTTGTTTAATGAGGATCTCAAGCCGGGCATGTCGGAGCAAAATTTCGGGCTTTTTCGTCCCGATTTACGACCAGTCTACGATGTAGGCATACAGCGCAACCCAAAG TCTGCAGCTCCCGCCCCCTTAGCTCCCTCCCCGACGTCAAACTGGGATGCCAAGAAATGGTGCGTACCAAAAGCAGGCGTCACTGATGCAGCATTACAAGCAAATATAGACTTCGTCTGCGGGACGGGGGTTGACTGCAAGCCTATACAGGTCGGTGGCCATTGCTTCAATCCCAACAACGTTAAATCACATGCTTCGTACGCCATGAACGCATATTACCAAGCCAATGGTCGCCACGACTTTAACTGCTATTTCATCAACACTGGCGTAGTCACGACTTATGATCCGA GTTATGAAGAATGTGCATATAATGCTTGA
- the LOC140808876 gene encoding heterogeneous nuclear ribonucleoprotein 1-like gives MGSKRPDFGDGASPGKIFIGGLSRETTLDTFVKYFGKYGEITDSVIMKDRFTGRPRGFGFITYADPAVVDTVIAETHIINGKQVEIKRTIPKGSGDSKDFKTKKIFVGGIPTTVTEEELKGFFSKYGEVVEHEIIRDHVSKRSRGFGFVVFDNEQVVDSLLVNGNMIDMSGTQVEVKKAEPKKPSNPTPAQGYGSNSRGRGNYGDSYGGFDYESGGFGPASYRSAGSGFGGRFDDYGGYGGGSEFGGRYGDYGSTEFGYRGDGPLGYSSRFGSYGGGFGGVYGGGLGGYGRGGGYGGYGGAGPGAGYDSGPGAGYGGAGGYYGGRSGYGGGSRYHPYAR, from the exons ATGGGTTCCAAGAGGCCCGATTTCGGTGATGGCGCAAGCCCTGG GAAGATATTCATCGGTGGTCTGTCGAGAGAAACAACTTTag ATACATTCGTGAAGTACTTCGGAAAGTATGGAGAGATAACTGATTCAGTTATAATGAAAGATCGCTTTACTGGTCGACCCAGGGGGTTTGGTTTCATAACTTATGCAGACCCAGCTGTTGTGGACACTGTTATTGCTGAAACCCATATCATCAATGGGAAACAG GTTGAGATTAAAAGAACTATTCCAAAAGGATCCGGGGATTCCAAAGATTTCAAAACTAAAAAGATATTTGTTGGCGGGATTCCCACTACTGTAACTGAAG AGGAGTTAAAGGGTTTCTTTTCCAAGTACGGAGAGGTTGTGGAGCATGAGATTATTAGAGATCACGTTTCCAAGAGGTCTCGCGGATTTGGATTCGTTGTGTTTGACAATGAACAAGTTGTAGACAGTTTGCTGGTTAATGGAAATATGATTGATATGTCAGGCACCCAG GTTGAGGTCAAGAAGGCTGAACCAAAGAAACCCTCAAACCCAACTCCTGCTCAAGGATATGGTAGTAACTCTAGGGGTCGTGGCAACTATGGGGATAGTTATGGTGGTTTTGATTATGAAAGTGGTGGTTTTGGTCCTGCTTCCTATAGGTCAGCGGGATCAGGATTTGGTGGTAGGTTTGATGACTATGGTGGATATGGCGGTGGAAGTGAATTTGGTGGTCGATATGGGGATTATGGAAGTACTGAATTTGGCTATCGGGGTGATGGTCCCCTTGGCTACTCTAGTCGTTTCGGTTCTTATGGGGGAGGTTTTGGTGGGGTATATGGTGGAGGTTTAGGTGGGTATGGCCGAGGAGGTGGTTACGGTGGTTATGGTGGGGCTGGCCCTGGTGCTGGTTATGATTCAGGCCCTGGTGCTGGTTATGGTGGAGCAGGAGGGTACTATGGTGGCAGGTCAGGTTATGGTGGCGGTAGTCGTTACCATCCTTATGCCAGGTAG
- the LOC140809760 gene encoding uncharacterized protein codes for MREETNRSPVVIGGRGFDLLGNIRGDVGGELRCRSTGSEYDLAAMVTDFIEIGSTGAESWCSSETDSGLSDLAFLAEKISCCNSSIDQYESNLAMIVKSLILSISEMSQGGKPDTCDSSCILYSLVKLLRSSGYDAALCASRWQGFGKVPGGEHEFIDVITHENNEDPQRYVIDIDFRSHFQIARAVKPYNVVLSSLPPIYVGTLTKLKQYLEIMVEATRFSLEQNSMPLPPWRSLAYLEAKWESPSQRIVSLHPDATSSSHQHCIGLLRRLKSFIGADFRNSRMNDSWKEI; via the exons ATGCGGGAAGAGACGAATCGATCGCCGGTAGTTATAGGCGGCAGAGGATTTGATTTGTTGGGCAATATCCGCGGGGATGTCGGGGGAGAGCTTCGTTGTCGGAGTACGGGAAGCGAGTATGATTTGGCTGCAATGGTGACGGATTTCATAGAAATTGGCAGCACGGGAGCTGAGTCTTGGTGTAGCAGCGAAACCGATTCAGGTTTATCTGACCTGGCTTTTCTGGCCGAGAAAATTTCC TGTTGCAACAGCTCAATCGACCAGTATGAAAGTAACTTGGCAATGATCGTTAAATCCTTGATCCTCTCAATATCTGAGATGAGCCAAGGAGGGAAGCCAGATACGTGTGATTCTAGCTGCATCCTGTACTCTCTAGTGAAACTTCTACGGTCTTCTGGTTATGATGCTGCTCTATGTGCATCTAGGTGGCAGGGCTTTGGAAAAGTTCCAGGAG GTGAACACGAGTTCATAGACGTGATAACCCACGAAAACAATGAAGACCCGCAAAGGTACGTCATTGACATCGACTTCCGAAGTCACTTTCAAATAGCAAGAGCAGTGAAGCCGTACAATGTAGTCTTGAGTTCGCTTCCTCCGATATACGTTGGCACCTTGACCAAGCTCAAGCAATATCTTGAAATCATGGTTGAAGCAACTCGCTTCTCGCTCGAGCAAAACTCGATGCCTCTACCCCCATGGAGGTCATTAGCTTATTTAGAGGCTAAGTGGGAATCTCCTTCCCAAAGAATAGTTAGCCTTCATCCTGATGCCACTTCTTCCTCTCATCAGCACTGCATTGGTTTGCTCAGGAGACTAAAATCCTTCATCGGAGCTGATTTCAGAAATTCAAGGATGAATGATTCTTGGAAAGAAATATGA
- the LOC140809515 gene encoding probable serine/threonine-protein kinase PBL10, producing the protein MGICFSARIKAESPLDAGVISKHVSTDGNDISISSSKLSSVQSVTRSEGEILQSPNLKSFSYADLKSSTRNFRPDSVVGGGGFGSVFKGWIDENSFTAAKPGTGLVIAVKKLNQESLQGHREWLAEVNYLGQFSHPHLVRLIGYCLEDDNRLLVYEFLTRGSLENHLFRRGSYFQPLSWSLRLKVALGAAKGLSFLHCAETRVIYRDFKTSNILLDSEYNAKLSDFGLAKDGPLGDKSHVSTRVMGTYGYAAPEYLATGRLTTKSDVYSYGVVLLELLSGRRAIDKNRPTGEHKLVEWARPYLGNKRKVLRIMDNRLEGQYTIDVAQKVANIALRCISLEFKLRPTMNEIVQELEQLQDSKNLENNHRKSRDRSRTHALNAVDTQGRNRNTAYPRPLVPSR; encoded by the exons ATGGGGATTTGTTTCAGTGCTAGAATCAAGGCTGAAAGCCCTCTTGATGCTG GAGtgatttcaaaacatgttagTACGGATGGGAATGATATAAGCATTTCCAGTAGCAAGTTATCTTCGGTTCAATCTGTTACCCGATCCGAGGGCGAGATCTTGCAGTCGCCTAATCTGAAGAGCTTTAGTTACGCGGATCTTAAGTCATCCACACGTAATTTTCGACCTGATAGTGTTGTGGGAGGAGGTGGATTTGGTTCAGTTTTTAAAGGTTGGATTGATGAAAATTCATTCACTGCTGCAAAACCCGGGACAGGATTGGTTATTGCTGTCAAAAAACTTAACCAAGAAAGCCTTCAGGGCCATAGAGAGTGGTTG GCCGAAGTAAACTATTTGGGCCAATTTTCGCATCCCCATCTCGTGAGACTGATTGGCTACTGCTTGGAAGATGATAATAGACTTTTGGTGTATGAATTCTTAACTCGGGGAAGCTTAGAAAACCATCTTTTTCGAA GGGGGTCTTATTTTCAGCCTCTTTCTTGGAGTCTTCGGCTTAAGGTTGCTCTTGGAGCTGCAAAGGGGCTTTCTTTTCTTCACTGTGCCGAAACAAGAGTCATTTACAGAGACTTCAAAACTTCTAATATATTGCTCGATTCG GAGTACAATGCAAAACTTTCTGATTTTGGATTGGCTAAGGATGGGCCTTTAGGTGATAAAAGTCACGTGTCAACAAGGGTCATGGGAACGTATGGATATGCTGCTCCAGAATACCTAGCTACCG GTCGTTTGACCACCAAGAGTGATGTGTATAGTTATGGTGTTGTCCTCCTCGAGCTGCTTTCGGGCAGGAGAGCGATCGACAAGAATAGACCAACGGGCGAGCACAAGCTTGTGGAATGGGCACGACCCTATCTAGGCAACAAGCGTAAAGTCCTCCGAATCATGGACAACCGACTCGAAGGCCAGTACACCATTGATGTAGCACAGAAGGTAGCTAACATTGCTTTGCGATGCATATCCTTGGAGTTTAAGCTGAGGCCTACAATGAATGAAATAGTTCAAGAACTCGAGCAACTTCAAGATTCAAAAAACTTGGAGAACAATCACCGTAAAAGCCGTGACAGGTCCAGGACACATGCCCTCAATGCTGTTGATACGCAAGGTAGAAACAGGAATACTGCATACCCAAGGCCACTAGTTCCAAGCAGATGA
- the LOC140810453 gene encoding uncharacterized protein yields MASLNLFMPPVFTAQRRVVRTGATASKASGAGATEEKGIFDFVLGVLAKQEQIYETDPVLKKVEKKNLGGTASRSSPVSVPPEEKKGGFDFGGLFSKK; encoded by the coding sequence ATGGCTTCGTTAAACTTGTTCATGCCACCAGTTTTCACCGCCCAAAGAAGAGTTGTGAGAACTGGTGCCACAGCTTCGAAAGCTTCGGGTGCTGGCGCTACTGAGGAGAAGGGGATTTTTGATTTCGTACTTGGGGTGCTGGCAAAGCAAGAGCAGATCTATGAGACCGATCCCGTCTTGAAGAAGGTGGAAAAGAAGAATCTTGGAGGCACCGCCAGCCGGAGCAGCCCAGTCTCTGTCCCGCCGGAGGAGAAGAAAGGTGGATTTGATTTTGGAGGCCTGTTTTCTAAGAAATAG
- the LOC140809516 gene encoding LOW QUALITY PROTEIN: protein PMR5-like (The sequence of the model RefSeq protein was modified relative to this genomic sequence to represent the inferred CDS: deleted 1 base in 1 codon), which translates to MAVASPPFKPHFIVLCLAILLLQSFAVSSAVLAGLKNHGKRSGNYRSSILEANLSSCDLFAGSWVREYESYPVYQSSCPIIDPEFNCQMYGRPDTDYLKYRWQPSSCGIPRFNGLYFAMKMRGKSIIFVGDSLGRNQWQSLICMISAGLPATSATQIIRGDPISTFKFLEYGVSVSFYRAPYLVDIESVGGKRVLKLDDIMRNAKAWMGADVLSFNTGHWWTHKGSLQGWDYMEADGSLYQDMDRLAAMDRGLRTWAKWVDSNVNGTRTKVFFQGISPTHYIPSEWNASASKSCYGETMPMMGTGTTYPGPFPDQMKVLEMVVGSMSRPAFLLDITLLSALRKDAHPSIYSGDFTSAQRANPDHSADCSHWCLPGLPDTWNQLFYTALFFRH; encoded by the exons ATGGCTGTTGCTTCCCCGCCATTTAAACCCCACTTCATAGTGTTATGTCTTGCAATACTTCTGTTGCAATCTTTTGCAGTTTCATCTGCTGTGTTGGCTGGTCTAAAGAATCACGGAAAGCGAAGTGGGAATTACAGAAGTTCGATTCTTGAAGCTAATCTCAGTTCTTGTGATCTGTTCGCGGGGAGTTGGGTTCGAGAATATGAAAGCTATCCGGTGTACCAGTCTTCTTGCCCGATTATAGATCCCGAGTTCAACTGT CAAATGTATGGAAGACCTGATACTGATTACCTTAAGTATCGATGGCAACCTAGCAGTTGCGGAATCCCAAG GTTCAACGGGCTTTATTTTGCGATGAAGATGAGAGGGAAGAGCATAATATTTGTGGGAGATTCACTGGGAAGGAACCAATGGCAATCTTTGATTTGCATGATATCAGCTGGATTGCCTGCAACATCGGCCACACAGATCATAAGAGGAGACCCAATCTCCACCTTCAAATTTCTG GAATATGGGGTATCCGTGTCATTTTACAGAGCGCCATATTTGGTGGATATAGAGTCCGTGGGTGGCAAAAGAGTGCTCAAATTGGATGATATAATGCGAAATGCCAAAGCGTGGATGGGTGCCGATGTTCTTTCTTTTAATACGGGTCATTGGTGGACTCACAAGGGATCTCTCCAAGG GTGGGATTACATGGAAGCCGACGGGTCACTATACCAAGACATGGACCGGTTAGCCGCCATGGACAGAGGGCTCCGAACGTGGGCGAAATGGGTTGACTCGAACGTCAACGGCACGCGAACCAAAGTGTTCTTTCAAGGCATTTCACCCACACATTACAT CCCTAGTGAGTGGAATGCATCAGCATCCAAGAGCTGTTACGGGGAGACAATGCCCATGATGGGTACCGGAACGACATATCCTGGTCCGTTTCCGGATCAAATGAAAGTCCTGGAAATGGTGGTTGGATCCATGAGCAGGCCAGCCTTCTTGCTCGACATAACGCTGTTATCTGCCTTAAGGAAAGACGCGCACCCCTCGATCTACAGCGGTGACTTCACCTCGGCACAACGTGCAAATCCCGACCATTCTGCTGATTGTAGCCATTGGTGCCTGCCTGGATTGCCCGATACCTGGAACCAATTGTTCTACACCGCTTTGTTCTTCAGGCACTAG
- the LOC140809514 gene encoding probable xyloglucan galactosyltransferase GT12 encodes MRRRFSKKRDQEEKMENPISTRHRNKFWFVFFLLFVFWYFLLYEFDWSSLPGLSLVSPDQENHLQSLDSSSILRKNVSNDRNVTIPLNHSPRNIVSRNDTSGISGRDMNVSTYTETDYEIRDLEELQKELEPQLPQEGEEFDDDDDDRGENGRKTKPCNGRYIYVHDLPTRYNDDLINQCKLLNKWFNMCPYFGNLGLGQRLGNPQRRFLSSGWYTTHQFALEVIFHNRMKQYECLTNDSSKAAGVFVPYYPGLDIARYLWDHYNTSVKDYDTMGLVKWLKEKPEWNRMGGRDHFLVTGRITWDFRRAVDEDSGWGNKLMLLPESQNMTMLSIESSPWNKNDFAIPYPTYFHPSNDDQVLQWQNKLRKQKKKALFCFIGGTRPSMKGSIRGEIMEQCNAAKRKCKMLECIDSKENCVKPANVMKLFQSSVFCLQPPGDSFTRRSTFDSILAGCIPVFFHPGSAYVQYLWHLPRNYKKYSVFISQEDVKNKKVSIERLLSRIPKNKVLSMREEVIKLIPKVTYADPKSRLETVEDAFDLAVKGVLQRVEGLRRDMKEGRNSSDFDEEKSWKYYTFGKTAEHEWDDFFDRTRISFQYT; translated from the coding sequence ATGAGACGACGATTCTCCAAGAAAAGGGATCAAGAAGAAAAAATGGAGAATCCCATTTCAACAAGGCATCGCAACAAATTTTGGTTCGTgttctttcttttgtttgttttttggtATTTTTTGCTTTATGAATTTGATTGGTCTTCTCTCCCCGGGCTCTCTTTGGTATCCCCCGATCAAGAAAACCATCTCCAATCTTTAGATTCGAGTTCCATCCTTAGAAAAAATGTTTCTAATGATCGAAATGTTACGATACCTTTGAATCATTCGCCGAGAAACATTGTATCAAGAAATGACACAAGTGGCATTTCGGGAAGAGATATGAATGTTTCAACATACACAGAAACAGATTATGAAATTCGAGATCTTGAAGAGCTACAAAAAGAATTAGAACCCCAGTTACCACAAGAAGGGGAAGAATTTgacgacgacgacgacgacAGAGGTGAAAACGGGAGGAAAACAAAACCATGCAATGGTAGATATATCTATGTACACGATCTACCTACACGATACAATGACGATCTGATAAATCAATGCAAGTTATTGAACAAATGGTTTAACATGTGCCCTTATTTCGGCAACCTAGGACTTGGGCAACGACTCGGGAACCCTCAGAGGCGTTTCTTGAGCTCCGGTTGGTATACTACACACCAATTCGCGTTAGAGGTTATATTCCACAACAGAATGAAGCAATATGAATGCTTAACAAATGACTCATCAAAGGCTGCTGGAGTCTTTGTCCCATATTATCCAGGGTTGGATATTGCTAGATACTTGTGGGATCACTACAACACATCTGTTAAGGATTATGATACCATGGGATTGGTCAAATGGTTGAAAGAGAAACCTGAATGGAACAGAATGGGAGGGAGAGACCATTTCTTGGTTACAGGGCGCATAACATGGGATTTTCGAAGGGCAGTGGACGAGGACTCGGGTTGGGGGAACAAGCTCATGTTGTTGCCCGAGTCACAAAACATGACGATGCTGTCAATTGAGTCGAGTCCGTGGAACAAGAACGATTTTGCAATACCATATCCTACATATTTTCATCCTTCAAACGATGATCAGGTTCTCCAATGGCAAAATAAGTtgaggaagcaaaagaaaaagGCTTTATTTTGCTTTATCGGTGGCACACGTCCTAGTATGAAGGGCTCCATCCGAGGTGAAATCATGGAACAATGCAATGCAGCTAAACGCAAATGCAAGATGCTGGAATGTATAGATTCAAAAGAGAATTGTGTAAAGCCAGCTAATGTGATGAAGCTGTTTCAAAGCTCCGTTTTCTGCCTCCAGCCACCAGGGGACTCGTTCACCAGACGATCAACTTTTGATTCAATTCTTGCCGGCTGTATACCAGTTTTTTTCCATCCGGGCTCAGCCTATGTCCAATATCTGTGGCATCTGCCTAGGAATTATAAGAAATATTCCGTGTTCATATCGCAAGAGGATGTGAAGAACAAGAAAGTGAGTATTGAGAGATTACTATCTCGAATTCCAAAAAACAAGGTGTTATCCATGAGAGAAGAGGTGATTAAACTGATCCCAAAGGTTACTTATGCTGATCCGAAGTCGAGATTGGAGACAGTAGAAGATGCATTTGATCTAGCGGTGAAAGGAGTTCTTCAAAGAGTGGAGGGTTTGAGGAGAGATATGAAAGAAGGGAGAAATTCCAGTGATTTTGATGAAGAAAAGAGTTGGAAATACTACACCTTCGGGAAAACAGCAGAGCATGAATGGGATGATTTCTTTGATAGGACTAGGATTAGCTTTCAGTATACTTGA
- the LOC140808803 gene encoding uncharacterized protein, translating to MKQRKSAKLNIQQETQLLHQNDHISAFNITKLLDPDASWDKDQLADVLHWIRQALALIFGLLCGAIPLVGGIWFLLFVALSTGIIYAYYAIVLKIDEEEFGGHGALLQEGLFASVSLFLLAWILVYSLAHF from the exons ATGAAGCAAAGGAAATCGGCGAAATTAAATATTCAACAGGAAACGCAGCTTCTGCATCAGAACGATCACATATCGGCGTTTAACATAACGAAGCTGTTGGATCCCGATGCTTCTTGGGATAAG GATCAACTGGCTGATGTTTTACATTGGATTAGACAAGCATTAGCCCTCATATTTGGATTGCTATGCGGTGCGATTCCCTTAGTTGGGGGCATCTGGTTTCTCCT GTTTGTGGCGTTATCCACTGGGATCATCTATGCATATTATGCTATTGTACTGAAAATTGACGAAGAGGAATTTGGCGGTCATGGAGCCCTTCTTCAGGAAGGGCTCTTTGCTTCCGTATCTCTGTTTCTG CTAGCATGGATTTTAGTATACAGTTTGGCACACTTTTGA